A region of Pseudomonas marginalis DNA encodes the following proteins:
- the ssuC gene encoding aliphatic sulfonate ABC transporter permease SsuC — translation MTFEKLSHRVAPWVLPILLLAVWQLSVSAGWLSTRILPAPSAVIEAGVNLVRSGEIWTHLAISGWRAGLGFVIGGSIGLALGFITGLSTWGERLLDSSVQMIRNVPHLALIPLVILWFGIDETAKIFLVALGTLFPIYLNTYHGIRNVDPALVEMSRSYGLSGFSLFWQVILPGALPSILVGVRFALGFMWLTLIVAETISASSGIGYLAMNAREFLQTDVVVLAIVMYAILGKLADLAARGLERVWLRWHPAYQVNKGGAA, via the coding sequence ATGACTTTTGAAAAATTGAGCCATCGCGTGGCGCCCTGGGTGCTGCCGATTCTATTGCTGGCGGTGTGGCAGTTGTCGGTGTCGGCGGGCTGGTTGTCGACACGCATCCTGCCGGCGCCCAGTGCGGTGATTGAGGCTGGGGTCAACCTGGTGCGCAGCGGCGAAATCTGGACGCACCTGGCCATCAGTGGCTGGCGTGCCGGCCTGGGCTTTGTGATCGGTGGCAGCATCGGCCTGGCGCTGGGGTTTATCACCGGCCTGTCGACGTGGGGCGAACGCCTGCTGGACAGCTCGGTGCAGATGATCCGCAACGTGCCGCACCTGGCGCTGATTCCGCTGGTGATCCTATGGTTTGGCATCGACGAGACCGCGAAGATTTTCCTGGTCGCCCTCGGCACGCTGTTCCCGATCTACCTCAACACCTACCACGGCATCCGCAACGTCGACCCGGCGCTGGTAGAAATGTCGCGCAGCTATGGCTTGTCCGGTTTCAGCCTGTTCTGGCAAGTGATCCTGCCGGGCGCGCTGCCATCGATCCTGGTGGGCGTGCGCTTTGCCCTGGGCTTTATGTGGCTGACGCTGATCGTGGCGGAAACCATCTCTGCCAGCTCCGGCATTGGTTACCTGGCGATGAACGCCCGCGAATTCCTGCAAACCGACGTGGTGGTGTTGGCCATCGTGATGTACGCGATTCTCGGCAAACTGGCCGACCTGGCTGCGCGTGGCCTGGAGCGGGTTTGGCTGCGCTGGCATCCGGCGTATCAAGTGAATAAAGGCGGTGCGGCATGA